In Firmicutes bacterium ASF500, a single genomic region encodes these proteins:
- a CDS encoding Oxalate-binding protein, which yields MLLNFDQMEEQLVPNPRGGEGQMRKRAFQNEDIQIMDLHLAPHSVIGLHPHTEDSEMYYIVSGTGRVVCDGEYEPVSAGSCHYCPRGHEHSLINDGDEDMVILAVIPAR from the coding sequence ATGTTACTGAATTTTGACCAGATGGAAGAACAGCTTGTCCCCAACCCCAGGGGGGGCGAAGGGCAGATGCGCAAGCGGGCCTTTCAGAATGAGGACATCCAGATCATGGACCTGCATCTGGCTCCCCACAGCGTCATCGGCCTGCACCCCCACACCGAGGACAGCGAGATGTATTACATCGTATCCGGCACGGGCCGGGTGGTGTGCGACGGAGAATATGAGCCCGTGTCGGCGGGCTCCTGCCACTACTGCCCCCGGGGGCATGAGCATAGCCTCATCAACGATGGCGATGAGGACATGGTCATTCTGGCCGTCATCCCCGCCCGATGA
- the trkA gene encoding Trk system potassium uptake protein TrkA: MNIIIVGSGKVGFTLAEQLVKEEHDVTIVDTDEEALRRAGDQLDIMTVRGNGVSASALREAGAGEADLLVAATNSDEVNMVCSLTAKSMGAKYTIARIRNQEYTSSVAELRQNLKIDMVINPENTTAVEISRLLRFPSAANIETFCRGMVELMGFRLQEGDFLVGTPLYNLPGQIKKLSLLFCAVDRNGEVSIPNGSFVPQAGDKLYLIGRPNSLDQFFRQLGRYAPKVKQVFLVGGGKVSMYLASILDRIGIRLKIVERSEERCRLISERFPHVTVICGDGTDSELLESENLTASDAFISLTDRDEDNLIIALYAMQQGLGKVITKCNRQGYAGIVRSLGLDSVISPKFVTASHILHVVRGMQNSQGSVMNSLHRIADGGAEAMEFTVGPSTRHLGVPLKDLRLRPGVLLAVIVRGRDIIIPEGSSFLQEGDQVIIIARGGGVLDLNDIHAAEPTASGGSGT; the protein is encoded by the coding sequence ATGAATATTATCATCGTAGGCAGCGGCAAGGTGGGCTTCACCCTGGCCGAGCAGCTGGTGAAGGAGGAGCACGACGTCACCATCGTGGACACCGACGAGGAGGCCCTCCGCCGGGCCGGCGACCAGCTGGACATCATGACCGTCCGGGGCAACGGCGTATCCGCCTCCGCCCTGCGGGAGGCGGGGGCCGGCGAGGCCGACCTGCTGGTGGCCGCAACCAACTCCGACGAGGTGAACATGGTCTGCTCCCTCACCGCCAAGAGCATGGGCGCCAAATACACCATCGCCCGCATCCGCAACCAGGAGTATACCAGCAGCGTGGCCGAGCTGCGCCAGAATCTGAAGATCGACATGGTCATCAACCCGGAGAACACCACCGCTGTGGAAATCTCCCGCCTGCTCCGCTTCCCCTCCGCCGCTAATATTGAGACCTTCTGCCGGGGGATGGTGGAGCTGATGGGCTTCCGCCTCCAGGAGGGGGACTTTCTGGTGGGAACTCCCCTGTATAACCTGCCCGGACAGATCAAGAAGCTGTCCCTTCTGTTCTGCGCCGTGGACCGGAACGGGGAGGTCTCCATCCCCAACGGCTCCTTCGTGCCCCAGGCGGGGGACAAGCTCTATCTTATCGGCCGGCCCAACAGTCTGGACCAGTTCTTCCGCCAGCTGGGCCGCTACGCCCCCAAGGTGAAGCAGGTCTTCCTGGTAGGGGGCGGCAAGGTGTCTATGTACCTGGCCAGCATTCTGGACCGCATCGGCATCCGCCTCAAGATCGTGGAGCGCAGCGAGGAGCGCTGCCGCCTTATCAGCGAGCGGTTCCCCCACGTCACCGTTATCTGCGGCGACGGCACCGACTCCGAGCTTTTGGAGTCGGAGAACCTCACCGCCAGCGACGCCTTTATCTCCCTCACCGACCGGGACGAGGACAACCTGATTATCGCCCTGTACGCCATGCAGCAGGGGCTGGGCAAGGTCATTACCAAGTGCAACCGCCAGGGCTACGCCGGCATCGTCCGCTCCCTGGGGCTGGACAGCGTCATTTCCCCAAAATTTGTCACCGCCTCCCACATCCTCCACGTGGTCCGGGGGATGCAGAACTCCCAGGGTAGCGTGATGAACTCCCTCCACCGCATCGCCGACGGCGGCGCGGAGGCCATGGAGTTCACCGTGGGCCCCTCCACCCGCCATCTGGGCGTCCCCCTGAAAGACCTGCGCCTGCGCCCCGGGGTTCTGCTGGCTGTTATCGTCCGGGGCCGGGATATCATCATCCCCGAGGGCTCCTCCTTCCTCCAGGAGGGGGACCAGGTCATCATCATCGCCCGGGGAGGCGGCGTGCTGGACCTGAACGACATCCACGCCGCTGAGCCCACGGCCTCGGGAGGGAGCGGGACATGA
- the gloB_2 gene encoding Hydroxyacylglutathione hydrolase produces the protein MRPWFTTEQLAPDTWVISEYRHWEETHCYLLIGEDRALLIDTGLGICNIYEEVRQLTDKPVTAIATHIHWDHIGGHKYFTDFYAHEAELSWLQGGFPLSMETVREMVLDRCEAPEDFDISTYEMFQGMPTRILKGGEVLDLGGRDVQVLHTPGHSPGHLCFWEEARGDLYTGDLVYLDTLFAYYPSTDPEAYLDSLELIAALPARRVLPAHHSLEVSPELPRQMRDALRRLKQEGKLRHGAGTFQYDGWAIWL, from the coding sequence ATGCGTCCCTGGTTCACCACCGAACAACTGGCCCCTGATACCTGGGTCATCAGCGAATACCGCCACTGGGAGGAGACCCACTGCTATCTCCTCATCGGCGAGGACCGCGCCCTGCTCATTGACACAGGGCTGGGCATCTGCAACATCTATGAGGAGGTCCGTCAACTGACAGACAAGCCGGTCACCGCCATAGCCACCCACATCCACTGGGACCACATTGGCGGCCACAAATATTTCACCGATTTCTACGCCCATGAGGCGGAGCTGTCCTGGCTTCAGGGAGGGTTTCCCCTGTCCATGGAGACGGTCCGGGAGATGGTGCTGGACCGGTGCGAAGCGCCGGAGGACTTTGACATCAGTACATATGAGATGTTCCAGGGTATGCCTACCCGCATTTTAAAGGGTGGAGAAGTGCTGGACCTGGGAGGGCGGGATGTTCAGGTCCTCCATACGCCTGGACACTCCCCAGGGCACCTGTGCTTCTGGGAGGAGGCGCGGGGCGATCTGTACACTGGGGATCTGGTCTATCTGGATACCCTTTTCGCCTACTACCCTTCCACCGACCCGGAGGCCTACCTGGACTCCCTGGAGCTGATTGCTGCCCTCCCTGCCCGGCGGGTCCTGCCCGCCCACCACTCGCTGGAGGTCTCCCCAGAGCTGCCCCGCCAGATGCGAGACGCCCTCCGCCGGCTGAAGCAGGAGGGGAAGCTCCGCCACGGCGCGGGGACCTTCCAATATGACGGCTGGGCAATTTGGCTTTGA
- the aaeA_2 gene encoding p-hydroxybenzoic acid efflux pump subunit AaeA, with product MPDLTQVTEPQAAPEEAQPSRPTPPPSRKKPAGQGRKKLIKRLIALGVAAAVFGGGGFALYRFLNSSDDTLGEIYATPAFIGTIQSRVSGQGNAKAKETAAITLTQSGVVQEVFVTSGQTVMAGDPLYTIFSQAAEDAVKAAKDNVTEAQKRVSDAERGVVTAQRAVPAAQEALERQKSDLVKLNEQLAKLNEELTELNNSKSDLTVRAPRAGKILKHESFTVGKDASPGPVCTIADNQTMKLSLYYSYAYESSIYTGQKAQVSIPSLMKVQEGRVEQINRVNFISPEGGTFFEVVVSLSNPGALTKDMAATATMTDSDGSDIYPYADGKLDYAETWELELKIGGPVLSVNLSDHALVTAGQALLTVGDKEIKDKIEAKQDEIEAQKESIKAKEKEIKTQQEEVIPDAKEGIKTAQEAVETAKQGVADAQQKVEEELKKLADFNAVAPIDGTVTSCAIEPGQEVKSGDTVVMISNTVNMLVTINVTDQNIAFIKPGNTVDLVDWNDNMFIGTVTSIDMSKVESDQGMTTYPVTLMVENFDGSLMEGTTMRYSFVTSQSDDCVQVPTACIQYFPDSEGNRCAVVFVQRDARPDDVPELEYPTFEPGQKRTFPTEEEGYYPVIVETGLYDTQNVEIKSGVEAGDNVFVNYTVTDYSGW from the coding sequence ATGCCAGACCTTACACAAGTCACCGAACCACAGGCCGCCCCGGAGGAGGCCCAGCCCTCCCGGCCCACGCCGCCCCCCTCCCGGAAGAAGCCGGCGGGCCAGGGACGCAAGAAGCTCATCAAGCGGCTGATCGCCCTGGGCGTGGCCGCCGCCGTTTTTGGGGGCGGAGGCTTCGCCCTCTACCGCTTTTTGAACTCCAGCGACGACACGCTGGGCGAGATCTACGCCACCCCCGCCTTTATCGGCACCATCCAGAGCCGGGTGTCCGGCCAGGGCAACGCCAAGGCCAAGGAGACCGCCGCCATTACCCTGACCCAGAGCGGAGTGGTTCAGGAGGTCTTTGTCACCAGCGGCCAGACGGTAATGGCCGGCGACCCGCTGTACACCATTTTCAGCCAGGCGGCTGAGGACGCGGTGAAGGCGGCAAAGGACAATGTGACCGAGGCCCAGAAGCGGGTGTCCGACGCCGAGCGGGGGGTAGTCACCGCCCAGCGGGCTGTCCCCGCCGCCCAGGAGGCCCTGGAGCGGCAAAAATCCGACCTGGTCAAGCTCAACGAGCAGCTGGCCAAGCTCAACGAGGAGCTCACCGAGCTGAACAACAGCAAGTCCGACCTGACGGTGCGCGCCCCCCGGGCCGGCAAAATTCTCAAGCATGAGAGCTTTACCGTTGGCAAGGACGCCTCCCCCGGGCCGGTGTGCACCATCGCCGACAACCAGACCATGAAGCTGTCGCTGTACTACAGCTACGCCTATGAGAGCAGCATCTACACCGGCCAGAAGGCCCAGGTATCTATCCCCAGCCTGATGAAGGTCCAGGAGGGCCGGGTGGAGCAGATCAACCGGGTGAACTTCATCTCCCCCGAGGGCGGCACCTTCTTCGAGGTGGTGGTCTCCCTGAGCAACCCCGGCGCCCTCACCAAGGACATGGCCGCCACCGCCACCATGACCGACTCCGACGGCAGCGACATCTACCCCTACGCCGACGGCAAGCTGGACTACGCCGAGACCTGGGAGCTGGAGCTGAAGATCGGCGGCCCCGTCCTGTCGGTAAACCTGAGCGACCACGCCCTGGTCACGGCGGGACAGGCTCTGCTCACCGTGGGCGACAAGGAGATCAAGGACAAGATCGAGGCCAAGCAGGATGAGATCGAGGCCCAGAAGGAGTCCATCAAGGCCAAGGAGAAGGAGATCAAGACCCAGCAGGAGGAGGTCATCCCCGACGCCAAGGAGGGCATCAAGACCGCCCAGGAGGCGGTGGAGACCGCCAAGCAGGGCGTGGCGGATGCTCAGCAGAAGGTGGAGGAGGAGCTGAAAAAGCTGGCCGACTTCAACGCCGTGGCCCCCATTGACGGCACCGTCACCTCCTGCGCCATCGAGCCGGGCCAGGAGGTTAAGAGCGGCGACACCGTGGTCATGATCTCCAACACCGTCAACATGCTGGTCACCATCAATGTCACCGACCAGAACATCGCCTTCATCAAGCCCGGGAATACAGTGGACCTGGTCGACTGGAACGACAATATGTTCATAGGCACGGTCACCTCCATCGACATGTCCAAGGTGGAGAGCGACCAGGGCATGACTACTTATCCCGTCACCCTGATGGTGGAGAACTTCGACGGCTCCCTGATGGAGGGCACCACAATGCGGTACTCCTTCGTCACCAGCCAGTCGGACGACTGCGTCCAGGTTCCCACCGCCTGTATCCAGTATTTCCCAGACTCGGAGGGCAACCGGTGCGCCGTGGTCTTTGTCCAGCGGGACGCCCGGCCCGACGACGTGCCCGAGCTGGAGTACCCCACCTTCGAGCCAGGCCAGAAGCGGACCTTCCCCACCGAGGAGGAGGGCTACTACCCCGTCATCGTGGAGACCGGCCTGTACGACACCCAGAATGTGGAGATCAAGTCCGGCGTGGAGGCGGGCGACAATGTGTTCGTCAACTACACCGTCACCGACTACTCCGGCTGGTGA
- the trkG gene encoding Trk system potassium uptake protein TrkG: MNIKLVLKLVGRVLLIEAAALAVPLAAALIYREDPLPFLLSIAVVAGIGFALSALPAKQQFFTREGFVAVGLIWIFTGLVGALPFILCGYFATPIDAIFESCSGFTTTGSTILTDIESLPKGILFWRAFTHWLGGMGVLVLATAIVPKLGIRSHYLTQAETPGPVFSKLVPKQSQTSKILYTMYFVLTALEVLCLKIAGLPLYDALIHSFSTAGTGGFSNRNASVGAYGSVAVEMIITVFMLLFSVNFAIYFLLLTKKWREAVASDELRFFLAVVLGSTAILTLVNSGVYASLWESFRYTVFQIAAIISTTGFGTADFVLWPQFSQLILVLIMFCGACAGSTGGGMKCSRVLLLLRALRREVHRITHPRSVEVVKLDGKLVSESTLHTLLVFLGGYVVTVFAAALVISLDGQSFAVSFSAALTCVSNVGPGLEAIGPSGNFAAFSGLSKAVMSLCMIVGRLEIFPILVLFSPSTWRRT; the protein is encoded by the coding sequence ATGAACATCAAGCTGGTCTTAAAGCTGGTGGGCCGGGTGTTGCTCATCGAGGCCGCCGCCCTGGCCGTCCCGCTGGCCGCCGCCCTGATCTACCGGGAGGACCCCCTCCCCTTCCTGCTGTCCATCGCCGTCGTGGCCGGCATCGGCTTCGCCCTGTCCGCCCTGCCCGCCAAGCAGCAGTTCTTCACCCGGGAGGGCTTTGTGGCGGTGGGCCTGATCTGGATTTTCACCGGCCTGGTGGGGGCCCTGCCCTTCATCCTCTGCGGCTATTTCGCCACCCCCATCGACGCCATTTTTGAATCCTGCTCCGGCTTTACCACCACCGGCTCCACCATCCTCACCGACATTGAGTCCCTGCCCAAGGGCATCCTGTTCTGGCGGGCCTTCACTCACTGGCTGGGGGGCATGGGGGTGCTGGTGCTGGCTACCGCCATCGTGCCCAAGCTGGGTATCCGCTCCCACTACCTGACCCAGGCGGAGACGCCGGGGCCGGTGTTCTCCAAGCTGGTGCCCAAGCAGTCCCAGACCTCCAAGATTCTGTACACCATGTACTTCGTCCTCACCGCCCTGGAGGTCCTCTGCCTGAAAATCGCCGGACTGCCCCTGTACGACGCCCTGATTCACTCCTTCTCCACCGCCGGCACCGGCGGCTTCTCCAACCGGAACGCCAGTGTGGGGGCCTACGGCAGCGTGGCCGTGGAGATGATTATCACGGTGTTCATGCTGCTGTTCTCGGTGAACTTCGCTATTTACTTCCTGCTTCTCACCAAAAAGTGGCGGGAGGCCGTAGCCAGCGACGAGCTGCGCTTCTTCCTGGCGGTGGTCCTTGGGTCCACGGCCATCCTCACCCTGGTCAACAGCGGGGTGTACGCCAGCCTGTGGGAGAGCTTCCGGTACACGGTGTTCCAGATAGCCGCCATCATCTCCACCACCGGCTTCGGCACCGCGGACTTCGTGCTCTGGCCCCAGTTCTCCCAGCTGATTCTGGTGCTGATTATGTTCTGCGGGGCCTGCGCCGGGTCCACCGGCGGCGGCATGAAGTGCTCCCGGGTGCTCCTCCTCCTCCGGGCCCTCCGCCGGGAGGTCCACCGCATCACCCATCCCCGCTCGGTGGAGGTGGTCAAGCTGGACGGCAAGCTGGTCAGCGAGTCCACCCTGCACACCCTGCTGGTCTTTCTGGGGGGCTATGTGGTCACCGTCTTTGCCGCCGCCCTCGTCATCTCTCTGGACGGCCAGTCCTTCGCCGTCTCCTTCAGCGCCGCCCTCACCTGCGTCAGCAACGTGGGCCCCGGCCTGGAGGCCATCGGCCCCAGCGGCAACTTCGCCGCCTTCTCCGGGCTGTCCAAGGCCGTCATGTCCCTGTGTATGATCGTGGGCCGTCTGGAAATTTTCCCCATCCTGGTCCTGTTCAGCCCCTCCACCTGGCGGCGTACCTGA
- the mtaB gene encoding Threonylcarbamoyladenosine tRNA methylthiotransferase MtaB, which translates to MRIAFCTLGCKVNQYETQALERLFTARGHVLAPFEGEADVYVINSCTVTAVSDKKSRQVVRQARNRAPGAVVALCGCYPQTHRSDMKDLPVDLVAGTGDRLNFVELVERVWAEHREKITALDDAMKRRVFEPLPAGGLEGRTRAMLKVEDGCVNFCTYCIIPYARGPVRSLPLQDAAAQAAKLAEEGYRELVLTGIEISSWGHDLRDGTSLIDLVEAVCAAAPSCRVRLGSLEPRTITEEFCLRGARLENLCPHFHLSMQSGCDATLKRMNRKYDTARFFESVCLLREHFQNPAVTTDMIVGFPGETEEEFAQSLEFIQRCAFAAMHIFPYSKRPGTPAAAMPDQVLKAVKEERARRAAEIAAGMERRYLEQWKTAEVLFEEERDGLWRGHTTRYCEVRVRSGENLHNQLRQVSVTGVGDGYLEGELLNLGNG; encoded by the coding sequence ATGAGGATTGCCTTCTGTACCCTGGGCTGTAAGGTCAACCAGTACGAGACCCAGGCCCTGGAGCGGCTGTTCACCGCCCGGGGGCACGTCCTGGCCCCCTTCGAGGGGGAGGCGGATGTGTATGTAATCAACTCCTGCACCGTCACGGCGGTGAGCGACAAGAAGTCCCGGCAGGTGGTCCGTCAGGCCCGGAATCGGGCCCCGGGCGCGGTGGTGGCCCTGTGCGGCTGTTACCCCCAGACCCACCGGTCGGACATGAAGGACCTGCCCGTGGACCTGGTGGCGGGCACCGGGGACCGGCTTAATTTTGTGGAGCTGGTGGAGCGGGTCTGGGCGGAGCACCGGGAGAAGATCACCGCCCTGGACGACGCTATGAAGCGGCGGGTCTTTGAGCCCCTCCCCGCCGGGGGGCTGGAGGGCCGCACCCGGGCGATGCTCAAGGTGGAGGACGGGTGCGTCAACTTCTGCACGTACTGCATCATCCCTTACGCCCGGGGGCCGGTCCGCTCCCTGCCTCTGCAAGACGCCGCCGCCCAGGCGGCTAAGCTGGCGGAAGAGGGCTACCGGGAGCTGGTGCTCACCGGAATTGAAATTTCCTCCTGGGGACATGACCTGCGGGACGGAACCTCCCTCATCGACCTGGTGGAGGCCGTCTGCGCCGCCGCCCCAAGCTGCCGTGTCCGGCTGGGCTCCCTGGAGCCCCGGACCATCACCGAGGAGTTCTGCCTCCGGGGGGCGAGGCTGGAAAACCTCTGCCCCCACTTCCATCTGTCTATGCAGTCCGGCTGTGACGCTACCTTGAAGCGGATGAACCGGAAATATGACACCGCCCGGTTTTTTGAGAGCGTCTGCCTGCTGCGGGAGCACTTCCAAAACCCCGCTGTCACCACCGACATGATCGTGGGCTTTCCCGGGGAGACCGAGGAAGAGTTCGCCCAGTCTCTGGAGTTCATCCAGCGGTGCGCCTTTGCCGCGATGCACATCTTCCCCTACTCCAAGCGCCCCGGTACCCCGGCGGCGGCGATGCCCGATCAGGTACTCAAGGCCGTGAAAGAGGAGCGGGCCCGCCGTGCCGCTGAGATCGCCGCCGGGATGGAGCGCCGCTACCTGGAGCAGTGGAAAACGGCGGAGGTCCTCTTCGAGGAGGAACGGGACGGCCTGTGGCGGGGCCACACCACCCGCTACTGCGAGGTCCGGGTCCGGAGCGGGGAAAATCTCCACAACCAGCTTCGTCAGGTGTCCGTCACCGGCGTGGGGGACGGATATCTGGAGGGGGAACTATTAAATTTGGGAAACGGGTAG
- a CDS encoding DegV domain-containing protein: protein MTRIKFTTDSAADLPAALRTELDIQVLPFPIAMGDKEYEDGFDFTPEEFYDLLLTAPKIPTHAQLNPYVFLELFERAYEEGYTDLIHTSINSKGSATCSNAFQARGDFYRDHPEAEETFHIHIIDALNYTMGYGWAVAQGARMAKEGAEPQAVVDFIQDWVDHVRVVFSPLDLRFAKKSGRVSAAAAFVGEALGLKPIMTFTDGESKILAKVRGEKAVVSKLTEMCKTERRAGTPYLLIQGNNVEQAGKLLESCRQELGEEPALSYHIGGVISINAGPNLVGLVYRV, encoded by the coding sequence ATGACTCGTATCAAATTCACCACCGACTCCGCCGCCGATCTCCCCGCCGCTCTGCGGACCGAGCTGGATATCCAGGTGCTCCCCTTCCCCATCGCCATGGGGGACAAGGAGTATGAGGACGGCTTTGACTTCACGCCGGAGGAGTTTTACGACCTGCTCCTGACCGCCCCCAAGATTCCCACCCATGCCCAGCTCAATCCCTATGTCTTTCTGGAGCTCTTTGAGCGGGCCTATGAGGAGGGCTATACCGACCTGATTCACACCTCGATCAACTCCAAGGGCTCAGCCACCTGCTCCAACGCCTTCCAGGCCCGGGGCGACTTCTACCGGGACCATCCGGAGGCGGAGGAGACCTTTCATATCCACATCATCGACGCCCTGAACTACACCATGGGCTATGGCTGGGCCGTGGCCCAGGGGGCCAGAATGGCCAAGGAGGGGGCGGAGCCCCAGGCGGTGGTGGACTTCATCCAGGACTGGGTGGACCATGTCCGGGTGGTATTCTCCCCTCTGGATTTGCGCTTTGCCAAGAAGTCGGGGCGCGTCTCCGCCGCCGCCGCTTTCGTGGGCGAGGCGCTGGGCCTGAAGCCCATTATGACCTTCACCGACGGGGAGTCAAAAATTCTCGCCAAGGTCCGGGGAGAGAAAGCCGTGGTGTCCAAGCTCACCGAAATGTGCAAAACCGAGCGCAGGGCCGGGACGCCCTATCTGCTGATCCAGGGCAACAACGTGGAGCAGGCCGGGAAGCTCCTGGAGTCCTGCCGCCAGGAGCTGGGAGAGGAGCCCGCCCTCAGCTATCACATCGGCGGCGTCATTTCCATCAACGCCGGCCCCAACCTGGTGGGATTGGTTTACCGGGTGTAA
- the rplL gene encoding 50S ribosomal protein L7/L12 translates to MASEKITALIEEVKALTVLELSELVKALEEEFGVSAAAMAAPAAAGPAEAAAEKTEFDVVLTGFDAAAKIKVIKAVREITGLGLAEAKGAVEGAPKTLKEAVSKDEAEELKKKLEEAGAKVELK, encoded by the coding sequence ATGGCTAGTGAGAAGATTACTGCTCTGATTGAGGAAGTGAAGGCCCTGACCGTTCTGGAGCTGTCCGAGCTGGTGAAGGCTCTGGAGGAGGAGTTCGGCGTGTCCGCCGCCGCTATGGCCGCTCCCGCCGCCGCCGGCCCCGCTGAGGCCGCCGCTGAGAAGACCGAGTTTGACGTGGTCCTGACCGGCTTCGACGCCGCCGCCAAGATCAAGGTCATCAAGGCCGTCCGCGAGATCACCGGTCTGGGCCTGGCCGAGGCCAAGGGCGCTGTCGAGGGCGCTCCCAAGACCCTGAAGGAGGCCGTGTCCAAGGACGAGGCCGAGGAGCTGAAGAAGAAGCTGGAGGAAGCCGGCGCCAAGGTGGAGCTGAAGTAA
- the mnmE gene encoding tRNA modification GTPase MnmE, whose translation MSLPTDTIAAISTASGPGAIGILRLSGPEAVSIVEKCFQPLGPKGLRAHKPRELVYGDLLDSGGQPIDRVLCTYSRGPSSYTGDDTAELQCHGSPMVLALGLEALFAAGARQARAGEFTRRAFLNGRLDLAQAEAVGDLLSAQSREGARHAAGQLAGVLSQRIGDIYSALVDVMAHFHAVLDYPDEDIDPFRLEELDAALSNQEGELNALLASCGRGKLLREGVPCAIVGRPNAGKSSLLNAMLGWDRAIVTDIPGTTRDTVEERCELGGVPLRLIDTAGLRETSDPVEKLGVERSRKAMAAAGLILVLIDASRPAAEEDFALLQEAMGLAPTILVWTKGDLPQAPIPVVNMTLPPSVTVSAKVRDLDELCNEISCAFPQDLWGGYGEILTNARQEEAASRAREAVRRAREALRAGITPDALLTDVEEALQALGELTGQSVREDVTDRIFAKFCVGK comes from the coding sequence ATGTCCCTCCCAACCGACACCATCGCCGCCATATCCACAGCCTCCGGCCCGGGGGCCATCGGGATACTCCGCCTGTCCGGGCCGGAGGCCGTTTCCATTGTGGAAAAATGCTTTCAGCCCTTGGGGCCCAAGGGCCTGCGGGCGCATAAGCCCCGGGAGCTGGTCTACGGCGACCTGCTGGACAGCGGCGGCCAGCCCATCGACCGGGTGCTGTGTACCTACAGCCGGGGCCCCTCCAGCTACACCGGGGATGACACGGCGGAGCTCCAGTGCCACGGCTCCCCCATGGTGCTGGCCCTGGGGCTGGAGGCCCTCTTCGCCGCCGGAGCCCGTCAGGCCCGGGCGGGGGAGTTCACCCGGCGGGCCTTTCTCAACGGCAGGCTGGACCTGGCTCAGGCGGAGGCGGTGGGGGACCTCCTCTCCGCCCAGAGCCGGGAGGGGGCCCGCCACGCGGCGGGCCAGCTGGCCGGGGTGCTGTCCCAAAGGATTGGGGATATCTACTCCGCCCTGGTGGATGTGATGGCCCACTTCCACGCCGTCCTGGACTACCCAGACGAGGACATCGACCCCTTCCGCCTGGAGGAGCTGGACGCCGCCCTGTCCAATCAGGAGGGGGAGCTGAACGCCCTGCTGGCCTCCTGCGGCCGGGGGAAGCTGCTGCGGGAGGGGGTGCCCTGCGCCATTGTGGGCCGTCCCAACGCGGGCAAGTCCTCCCTGCTCAACGCTATGCTGGGCTGGGACCGGGCTATCGTCACCGACATCCCCGGCACCACCCGGGACACGGTGGAGGAGCGGTGCGAGCTGGGGGGCGTCCCCCTGCGGCTCATCGACACCGCCGGATTGCGGGAAACCTCTGACCCGGTGGAAAAGCTGGGGGTGGAGCGCTCCCGAAAGGCCATGGCGGCGGCGGGGCTGATTCTGGTGCTCATCGACGCCTCCCGGCCTGCGGCAGAGGAGGACTTCGCCCTGCTCCAGGAGGCGATGGGGCTGGCCCCCACCATCCTGGTGTGGACCAAGGGGGACCTGCCCCAGGCCCCCATCCCGGTGGTGAACATGACGCTCCCGCCCTCCGTGACGGTGAGCGCCAAGGTCAGAGACTTGGACGAGCTGTGCAATGAGATATCCTGCGCTTTTCCCCAGGACCTCTGGGGCGGGTACGGCGAAATCCTCACCAACGCCCGCCAGGAGGAGGCCGCGTCCAGAGCACGAGAGGCGGTCCGCCGGGCCAGAGAGGCCCTGCGAGCCGGAATTACCCCTGACGCCCTCCTCACCGATGTGGAGGAGGCGCTCCAGGCCCTGGGGGAGCTCACCGGCCAGTCCGTTCGGGAGGATGTCACTGACCGCATCTTCGCCAAATTCTGCGTTGGAAAATAA
- the rplJ gene encoding 50S ribosomal protein L10 — protein MPNAKVLSEKKAVVAALEEQLKGAASGVLVDYKGITVAEDTALRAELRQNDVQYSVVKNTLVRFALDSAGLKELDGVLNGTTSLATCAGDPIAPMRVVNKHAKKLGEDKFNIKGGFMDGKVISLEEIMALAELPSKDVLQAQALGMMLAPITSLAIVLKAIAEKGGEPAAKEEAPAEEAAPAAE, from the coding sequence ATGCCTAACGCAAAGGTCCTTTCCGAGAAGAAGGCCGTGGTGGCCGCTCTGGAGGAACAGTTGAAGGGCGCCGCCAGCGGCGTGCTGGTGGACTATAAGGGCATCACCGTGGCGGAGGATACCGCCCTGCGCGCCGAGCTGCGTCAGAACGACGTGCAGTACAGCGTGGTGAAGAACACCCTGGTCCGCTTCGCTCTGGACAGCGCCGGACTGAAAGAGCTGGACGGGGTGCTCAACGGCACCACCTCTCTGGCCACCTGCGCCGGCGACCCCATCGCCCCCATGCGCGTGGTCAACAAGCACGCCAAGAAGCTGGGCGAGGATAAGTTCAACATCAAGGGCGGCTTTATGGACGGCAAGGTGATCTCCCTGGAAGAGATCATGGCTCTGGCTGAGCTGCCCTCCAAGGACGTGCTCCAGGCTCAGGCTCTGGGCATGATGCTGGCTCCCATTACCAGCCTGGCCATCGTGCTGAAAGCCATCGCCGAGAAGGGCGGCGAGCCCGCCGCCAAGGAGGAGGCCCCCGCGGAGGAGGCCGCTCCCGCCGCCGAGTAA